A DNA window from Methylobacterium sp. NMS14P contains the following coding sequences:
- a CDS encoding TadE/TadG family type IV pilus assembly protein yields the protein MARKSTAKPDGRRGRHRDVLRDSGGNVALLFAFLSVPMVMVGGAAIDYGFATRLETKLQAATDATALLLCQTPLTTSEAELNVLAQTTMTGAMGAAKLVVDRLAITSSPRKITLTAHKQSTTFFGGLTGTQRINPGAVSQCATPLPKTFEIALVLDNTGSMAASSGGQSKLQAVQTAATDFVNYVYTSPAFSSATKVAIVPFAAAVAVDPSAYRYASWIDQNGLSSYHWTNIVQSNPAPFKNRFEVFAKLQAANRNWGWAGCLEALPYPFNVQDGAPTTKDSFYVPLLAPDEPGDSASGVAPFPVGNQRTTAYSYNSYIDDETGPDCRNSNAYNTALGQACKYINPKDPASGSPLGIPNGPNFGCTTQPLQRLTNNTSALKTLISSMAPSGSTNIHEGFMWGWRTLSPNSVFADGQPYASSANSSNATTINKIIILMTDGTNSWGTNSSAPTGSLYFAAGYFRNANGTTPNPRLTTAYQNTNIADGNTARKALDALTAEACANTKAVNVSIYTIGFSIPTDPIDSAGQTLLRNCASSPDQFYLANSSDDLIKAFKSIQASIGALRLTQ from the coding sequence ATGGCACGAAAATCGACCGCAAAACCTGACGGCCGCCGCGGGCGGCACCGCGACGTCCTGCGCGACAGCGGCGGAAACGTCGCCCTGCTGTTCGCGTTCCTGAGCGTGCCGATGGTGATGGTCGGCGGCGCGGCGATCGATTACGGCTTCGCCACCCGGCTGGAGACGAAGCTCCAGGCCGCGACCGACGCTACGGCGCTGCTGCTCTGCCAGACGCCGCTGACGACGTCCGAGGCCGAACTCAACGTCCTGGCGCAGACGACCATGACCGGCGCCATGGGGGCCGCGAAGCTCGTCGTCGATCGGCTGGCCATCACCAGCAGCCCGCGCAAGATCACTCTGACCGCACACAAGCAGTCGACGACCTTCTTCGGCGGCCTGACCGGCACACAGCGGATCAACCCGGGCGCCGTCTCGCAATGCGCCACGCCGCTGCCCAAGACCTTCGAGATCGCCCTGGTGCTCGACAATACGGGCTCGATGGCCGCGTCGAGCGGCGGACAATCGAAGCTTCAGGCCGTCCAGACGGCCGCGACCGACTTCGTCAACTACGTCTATACCAGCCCGGCCTTCTCCAGCGCGACCAAGGTCGCGATCGTGCCCTTCGCCGCCGCCGTGGCGGTCGACCCGTCCGCCTATCGCTACGCGAGCTGGATCGATCAGAACGGCCTCTCCAGCTACCACTGGACCAATATCGTCCAGTCGAATCCGGCGCCGTTCAAGAACCGCTTCGAGGTTTTCGCGAAGCTGCAGGCGGCGAACCGGAACTGGGGCTGGGCCGGATGCCTCGAGGCCCTTCCCTACCCGTTCAACGTCCAGGACGGCGCGCCCACCACCAAGGATTCGTTCTACGTGCCGCTGCTCGCCCCCGACGAGCCGGGCGACAGCGCGTCGGGCGTCGCGCCCTTCCCGGTCGGCAACCAGAGGACGACGGCCTACAGCTACAACAGCTATATCGACGACGAGACCGGCCCCGATTGCCGGAACAGCAACGCCTACAACACCGCGCTCGGCCAAGCCTGCAAGTACATCAATCCGAAGGACCCGGCGTCCGGCTCGCCCCTCGGGATCCCGAACGGTCCGAATTTCGGCTGCACGACCCAGCCGCTTCAGCGGCTGACCAACAACACGAGCGCGTTGAAGACCCTGATCAGCAGCATGGCGCCGTCAGGATCGACCAACATCCACGAGGGTTTCATGTGGGGCTGGCGGACGCTCTCGCCCAACAGCGTCTTCGCGGACGGGCAACCCTACGCGTCGAGCGCGAACAGCTCGAACGCCACGACCATCAACAAGATCATCATCCTGATGACCGACGGCACGAACAGCTGGGGTACCAATTCGAGCGCGCCGACCGGCTCGCTGTACTTCGCGGCCGGCTATTTCCGGAACGCCAACGGTACGACGCCGAACCCGCGCCTGACCACGGCGTATCAGAACACCAATATCGCCGACGGTAATACGGCGCGGAAGGCGCTCGACGCGCTCACCGCCGAGGCGTGCGCGAACACGAAGGCGGTCAACGTCTCGATCTACACGATCGGCTTCAGCATCCCGACAGATCCGATCGATTCGGCCGGGCAGACGCTGCTGCGGAACTGCGCCTCGTCGCCGGACCAGTTCTACCTCGCCAACTCGTCCGACGACCTGATCAA
- a CDS encoding TadE/TadG family type IV pilus assembly protein has product MPVLTVLTRRTARLRHDRSGSAAVEFAVILPILLAIWAGMTEMTHAIDEWRKLTQLGRTVADLTAQGDTQNPISTAVMNDILASATAVMRPFDTSKIKIVVSAMGIDTKNPSGPPVVCSSVANANGAARSPGAAAGLTVPDGYRLPGMRYVLAEVSISYTPMVGSALVKLAQGVSNTITFTSSAPWPTRGGQAYGTSTYTEVVLPDDKHANCDGTKIDRKT; this is encoded by the coding sequence GTGCCCGTCCTCACCGTCCTGACCCGGCGGACGGCGCGGCTCCGGCACGACCGGAGCGGCAGCGCGGCCGTCGAGTTCGCCGTCATCCTGCCGATCCTGCTCGCGATCTGGGCGGGCATGACCGAGATGACCCACGCCATCGACGAGTGGCGCAAGCTGACCCAGCTCGGCCGCACCGTGGCGGACCTGACGGCGCAGGGCGACACGCAGAACCCGATCAGCACCGCCGTGATGAACGACATCCTCGCCTCCGCCACGGCGGTAATGCGCCCGTTCGACACGTCGAAGATCAAGATCGTGGTGAGCGCCATGGGCATCGACACGAAGAATCCGAGCGGTCCTCCGGTGGTCTGCTCCAGCGTGGCCAACGCCAACGGGGCCGCGCGGAGCCCGGGCGCCGCGGCCGGCCTGACCGTGCCGGACGGCTACCGCTTACCGGGCATGCGCTACGTCCTCGCGGAGGTCAGCATCAGCTATACGCCGATGGTCGGGAGCGCGCTGGTCAAACTCGCCCAGGGCGTGAGCAACACGATCACGTTCACCAGCAGCGCTCCGTGGCCGACCCGCGGCGGCCAGGCCTACGGCACCAGCACCTACACGGAAGTCGTCCTGCCGGACGACAAACACGCGAATTGCGATGGCACGAAAATCGACCGCAAAACCTGA